The Trichocoleus sp. FACHB-46 region AAGACGCTATCCCACCGACGAATCCGAGCAACAGGTAAGCGTACCTCCGCAGAGGCAAACAACCCATTGTCGGCGAGCAACAAATCTTGTCGATAGCCACGTACCGTTTCTAGCCCACCTAAACCGATCTGCTCTAGTGGTACCAGGGATTGAGCAGCCAGTTGCACATCTGTTCGCAGTAACAACAATGTGTCTGGAGCCAGCAACCTGACCCACTGCCCTTGTCCTCGCCATGAGAAAAAACGGCTATCTGGTCCGGTGTCGCTAAGGGTGGCATCTAGAGCATCCAGACCCAAACTAAATTGAGAGCGAGCCGCAAACACTTCTCGGTTACTGCGTCGCGTCCACTCCTGAAAAAAACGTAAGGCGGAGATGTGGGTTTTGCCTTGCTCATCCGCTCCTAAGGCAGGAAACGGAATATCTCCACCCAGTAACGAAGCTTGACTCTCGCGCCGACTGGCAGTGAGGCCAATGGCGAATTCTTCGCGAGGGGTTTCGACAAGCGGTTGGCGCAGGTTCAGTTCGTAATAGCGAGAGTTGGCATCAATATCGAGCTGGTCAAACGGCTCTTCTATCACCTGGCTTGCCGAGGTGCCGTAAGCCAAATTTAGGGTGCCATTGTGAGCATTCAGGGGTAAGGTGTAGCTGGCATCGAGGGAGTTGCTGCCAGCCGTATTGGTGTAAGCAGCACTGAAACTGTCTCCTAGCCCTAGTAAGTTAGCTTCACTGAGTTGTAAGCGACGACGAAACGTCCCCACGCTGGGCGATCGCCCATTATCCAGTGTTATCTGTGTATTAAAAGTCTCTGCCTCGGTGACTCGAACCTCTAACAAATTTTCGCCAGGTCTGGTTCCCGCAGATAATTCAGCTGAGAGGCTCTCGATCAGGGGATTGATTTGTAGCAGTTGCAAAGCTTCGAGCAAGCGATCGCGGTTCAGTGGCTGTTGGGTAGCGATCGCCAATCGATTCTGCACATAGGTTGGCTTTAACCGTCGCGTTCCGGTGATTATAATCTCTTCTAGCGTTCCTTCTACGATTTGAATCGTGACCACGCCATTGCGTAATTGCTGCGGTGGAATGTAGGCCCCCGAAGTGATGTAACCGCGTTCTACATATAGCTGGGTTAGGGCCGAACGCGCCTGAAATAATTCTGCGAGGGAAATGGGGCGCTGAGTAAATGCTTGAGTTACCGCTGCTAATTCTGCGGGACTGAAAACAGTACTACCCACCACTTCAAACCGCTCTACAGTTATGGTAGCAGGCACGTTATCTGGTAAGGGTTGTGGTTGCGTGACGTCAGGACTAGAAGCCGGGGGTCGCAGCAACTCTTCTGGCGGTGGTAAGACAGGAGAAGGCTGAGGTGTTTCTGGGGTAGGAATATTGCGGGATGGAGGTTCTAAGATATCCGGTGGTGGGAAAGAAGCTTGGCTAAGAACCAGTTGTGAAGCAAAAGTTGGATTTTTATCTACAGTTTGGGCTGGCAACGGATTGGCTGTAGTGCTACTAATCAATAGCATCAAACCCAAATGCCACAAATCTTTTCTCAAATGAGGATAAAGTGCAATTCTTGTG contains the following coding sequences:
- a CDS encoding ShlB/FhaC/HecB family hemolysin secretion/activation protein — protein: MLLISSTTANPLPAQTVDKNPTFASQLVLSQASFPPPDILEPPSRNIPTPETPQPSPVLPPPEELLRPPASSPDVTQPQPLPDNVPATITVERFEVVGSTVFSPAELAAVTQAFTQRPISLAELFQARSALTQLYVERGYITSGAYIPPQQLRNGVVTIQIVEGTLEEIIITGTRRLKPTYVQNRLAIATQQPLNRDRLLEALQLLQINPLIESLSAELSAGTRPGENLLEVRVTEAETFNTQITLDNGRSPSVGTFRRRLQLSEANLLGLGDSFSAAYTNTAGSNSLDASYTLPLNAHNGTLNLAYGTSASQVIEEPFDQLDIDANSRYYELNLRQPLVETPREEFAIGLTASRRESQASLLGGDIPFPALGADEQGKTHISALRFFQEWTRRSNREVFAARSQFSLGLDALDATLSDTGPDSRFFSWRGQGQWVRLLAPDTLLLLRTDVQLAAQSLVPLEQIGLGGLETVRGYRQDLLLADNGLFASAEVRLPVARIRRWDSVLQLTPFVDFGTAWNRGDREEADPNTLASVGLGLRWQMGDRLTARLDWGMPLVSVDASKETLQENGLYFSILYNPF